Below is a genomic region from uncultured Erythrobacter sp..
AATAGCCGGTCGACCAGACGCCGCGATTCTCCGCCGACATAGTCCGAGCGCGCGATGAGCGGCGTATAAAGGTAACGGCGACCGTCGGGGCGGGTTGCGATGGCGTTCTTTTGAACGAGGCGGGAAAGCAGCGTTTTGACCGTCGCAAGACTCCAGTCGCGCGCCTCGCAGACTATGTCGCACACTTCGGCTGCAGTCGCGGTGCCGCGATCCCACAGGACCTCCATCACCGCGTGCTCCGCTTCGCTGATCCGGTCCGGTCTTTCGTCTGACTTGGCCAAGAGTCCCTCCCACGTCCCTGAGAACTCTTGCGAGCCAGTTCAGGGCTTTGATTACGTCTGTAGTCTTATCGACTACGGATGTAAACATTACAGTGCGATGAACAGTACCCTTCCCCTTAAGGTCTTCGTCAAACTGCAGCCTGATCCCGACCAACAACACAAACGGCAAAGGGACAGGGATGGTCTCCCCGACCCTTCGGTCGTTGTATCTCGGACCCAATCTTAGCCCGGAGCAGCTGACTCTTTGTCTTCGTTGATAATTGTCGAGGTGAGCCCGCCCCAATCAATGTTCCGCGTCGCGTACATAACTCCGGCCAAAGCTGCGAAGAGCATTACCGAGCCAATCACCAAAGACCATGCTTCGAGATTGAGCAGTACATAGAGGACCGCATAGAGCCCTAGGAGAATCCCGCCGATCACCCCTGCCCGCTTCCATGTCTTCAGGATCGCGGCGCTGTAGGCTGTGAGCAGTCCAATGACTGCAACACTCGACAAGGCATAGGCGAGCGCGAACCCTAACAGTTCGGCAAATGCGAGCAGCATCACAAAGAACAGGATCAACCCCGCACCGGTCAGTAGATATTCGGCCGATGCCACCCTAGCCCCGGCAACGATGTCGAACATCAGGAAGGCGAGAAAGGTGAAGCCGATGAACAGGAATCCGTATTTGAGCGATCGTTCGACCTGCTTGTAGAGATCAACCGGTTCGACAAATCCGATTGATGCGAGGCTCGAACCTGTCTCTGCTTCCGTTGTTATTCGTCCGTATTCAACATCAACCGGCTCCATATAAGTTGGGAATGCCGGTGGACTGGTGCTGACCAGAGATTCCCCCAAGGCGAGATTGGAGATCGACCATTTCGCACGAAATCCATCCGCGCTCACCTCACGGTCTTCATCTCCAGGAAGGAACCCTCCGGTAAAGCTCGGATGCGGCCAGCTTGAAGTCACGCTCCATTCGGTATCCTTGCCGCGCGGCACGAAGCTCAGCGCCGTGGATCCACGAAGCGAATAGGAGAATTCGAGCGACACCGTTTCGCTATCCGACCAGTCCAAGAATGCATGAACTCCGCTCCCTGCGGAATTGGGGCCTAGGCCTGGTTGGAGCGAAAGTGCCTCTCCGCTGGCCCTCAGTGCAGCGTCGGTTTGAAGACCCTTCGTGTCGCTGATTGGTAGCTGGATGAAGGCCTCGTCCAAACGCAATTGGTCGGGCGAGACACCGAGACCTACCAGATCGTCAGGCATCGTAAATTGCGCCTCACCGCTCACTTGCGCATTGTAGACCACGGTTTGATAAATCACCCCACGAGTGCGTTTCTCGGGGTCGACATTTGTGGCGATGCTTTGGCTGTCAGGGGAAATGTAAAGCCGTTTGCGCACTTCGGAGCTACGCGTCACGCTTCGTCCATCAACAACTTCTGTGGTCTGGCTATTTTGGACGTAAGGGACGACCAGAACCGGTCCTGCCAGTACTTGCGATCCGGCCCAACCCGATTCTATTGAGGATTGCGCAATGCGTGCCTGATGTTGGCGATCATCAACCAGAAAATAGACCATTGCCAAGGGGACGATGAGCGCGAAACCCACAAGGCCCGCCAGCAGCAATTTAATCCCTGGGCTTCGATCTTTTTCGGACATCTCACACTCCCCTTTGTTACGATGAGCCGTGCGTTATGAGCGATGAAGTGAATTTCATATGAATTGCATCAATGCTCACGGAAAGAGCACTGGCGTCCCCGCTTGAAACTCTGCCCGCTGTCGATCACAACGGATGAATGACATGGATTTCGCTTTCATTTGCCGCGCTTGCATTGAGCGCCGCATCAACCGGTCAACAATCCGCCGATCCCGAAGCCGAAGCGGCGCAGACCCCGATCATTGTTGAAGGGGCGAGTTCGCAGGATTCGGGTCACGAAGGCGAAGCTGAAGGACGCGAAATTCCGCAGGGTTGGCGCGACTTTTTGGATCCCGCGCTGCACGCAGCACCGGAGGATGAGACGCATCACGGGGCGATGGAATTCGGTTCGGGAACTCTCCAATTCGCTTGCAGTCAGGACGAGCCGGATGTCGCGGCAAGCGATCTCGAAGTGCGCGATCAGGACGAACTCTTCGCAATCACCGCGCCTGTGCTGCTCAATCCGCAAGACCCCGAGCAGGTGGAAGTCGGCGAGCTGATCTATCGCGGCGGGGTCGCGATCGAGCCGGGTGACGAGGATATTGGCGGCATCTCGGGCCTCGAATGGTTCGGCAACCGGCTCTTCGCGGTGAGCGATGATGGCCGCTGGCTCTTGATCACGCCGGACGAAATCAACGGGCGGCTGATCGACGTGTTCTCGATCACCGTCGACGACCTCAATGACGAGCGCGGGCGGCGGTTGCGAGGTAAGGATGAAGGCGATGCCGAAGCGATTGCACGCGATCCAGATGGCGGCTGGCTGGTCGCGTTCGAGCGGACACACCGCATCTTGGGCTATCCCACGCTCGGTGAGCGCACATCCGGCATTCCAGCGCGGGAGGATATCGCAGGCGCGATCGAACTGGTGGCCGAAGCCGCGCCGAATGGCGGGCTAGAAACGCTTGCGATGACTGCCAACACACTTCTCGCATGCGGAGAATGGGCCGAGGCCGGACGGCCCAATTGCATCCACGCGTCCTTGGGCGGCGTCACCCGCTTTGAACTGCCCGCTCCGCCCGAACTGGCGGAGCATGGCGGCGCGCCGACCGATGCGGCCTGCGACTCTGACGGCACCTGCTATGTCCTGTTCCGCAGCTACCGCCGCGGCGAGGGAAACCGCGCTTCCATCCTTGCGCTGCCGGCCGACGGAGAGCCGCAGGTGCTGGCGACCCTGCTCCCGCCCCTCACCCTCGATAATTTCGAAGGGCTGGCGGTGCGCGAACAATATGGGCAGACCTATCTCTACCTCGTCTCCGACAACAACTTTTCCGACAACCAGCGCAACTTGCTGATGAAGTTCGAGATCAGAAACACCGACCCGCCGGTCGCGGCGACTCCCGAGCCGGAGGTCAATTACGAGACGGTCGACGTTGTGCTCGAAACCGCATTGGGCAACATCACGATCCGCCTCGAGACCGAGCGCGCGCCGATCACCGCAGCCAATTTCCTGCGCTATGTGGATGAGGACCGTTTTGACGGAACGGTGTTCTACCGGGCGATGAAGCTGGAGCGCGAGCCGCGTCCCAACGGACTGATTCAGGGCGGCGCGCGCTTTGATCCTGCGCGCATCCTTCCCGGCATTGCGCATGAGCCGACCACTCAGACCGGCCTCAGTCACACCAATGGCGCACTTTCGATGGCGATGGGTGATCCGGGCACCGCCAATGGCGACTTTTCGATCATGCTCGCTGACCAGATCGGCCTCGACGCGCGTCCCGATGCCGACGAGCCGGTGTGGCAAAACGGCTATGCGGTGTTCGGCTATGTGATTGACGGGATGGACGTAGTCTCGGCCATCCACGCGTCACCCACTGATCCAAATCTGGGCGAAGGTATGATGGTGGGACAGATGATCGCAGAGCCGGTCGAGATTATTGATGCACGCCGGTTGGAAGTAGCAGAATAAGCCTATTCGCCCACGGCTGGCCGTCCGACAGATGCGCTCGCCACGCTGGGCATGCGTGCTTCGAGCTGCGGCAGCCAGTTTGCAACATTGGCACCTATGGCACTTTGCGGGAGCGAGGCGAGCAGGCGTTGGCGGCTTTCCCAATCGGCAACCGTCAGGCTGGCTTCGTGGGCCGCCTCCGAAAGGCTTTGCGGCTGGCGCATCGCGCGATTGATCAGCGCGTCGCCATAGAACGTCCAGTCATTTTCCGGCTGACATCCAAAGGAGCTGCGCTCCGACGCAGCGGCGGTCAGGATCGCGGTGTCAGGGCTGGCCAGCTCGGGCACGAAAACGCCCGAAAAGCACGCGGAGAGAATCAAGATACGCCGTTCAATCCCCAGCTCCTCAAGCGTGTCCTTCAGCCGCGCGGGAGAGAATATGCCGTAGCCGGTGTCGCCGTAATGATAGGCAAGGCCGAGCTTTAAGCCGTGGCTGGTCGTATAAAGCACCAGCACGTCCTCATCGGGATCCATCACTTCGGCGATATGCGCGAGGCTGACCAGCAGGCTCTCAATTGATCCGCGCGGCAGATCATCGCGCTCCCCATCCGGTCCTGCGAGCGACAAGGTGCGCCCCGCGCCGTCGTAGCGTTTCGAGAGCACCCTCCCCGCCTCGCGCGCTTCGCGGGCAAAGACGGGATCGCTGTCGAGTGCGATGGTGACAACATAGGCGTCAACTATGCCGGGCCGCTGGGGGGCAAGATCATCGAGCGCACTCGCAAGCCTGCGGCGTTGCTCAAGCAATTCACGCGCCGGCACTCCCCGCCGCAACTGCGGGGCGAGGTCAAAACTGTCTGCGATCTCCTCGCGGGTCTGGCCGGTGCCGAT
It encodes:
- a CDS encoding BlaI/MecI/CopY family transcriptional regulator; protein product: MAKSDERPDRISEAEHAVMEVLWDRGTATAAEVCDIVCEARDWSLATVKTLLSRLVQKNAIATRPDGRRYLYTPLIARSDYVGGESRRLVDRLFGGKAASLVAHLAETEALTDNDLTEIEALLKELKQ
- a CDS encoding esterase-like activity of phytase family protein produces the protein MTWISLSFAALALSAASTGQQSADPEAEAAQTPIIVEGASSQDSGHEGEAEGREIPQGWRDFLDPALHAAPEDETHHGAMEFGSGTLQFACSQDEPDVAASDLEVRDQDELFAITAPVLLNPQDPEQVEVGELIYRGGVAIEPGDEDIGGISGLEWFGNRLFAVSDDGRWLLITPDEINGRLIDVFSITVDDLNDERGRRLRGKDEGDAEAIARDPDGGWLVAFERTHRILGYPTLGERTSGIPAREDIAGAIELVAEAAPNGGLETLAMTANTLLACGEWAEAGRPNCIHASLGGVTRFELPAPPELAEHGGAPTDAACDSDGTCYVLFRSYRRGEGNRASILALPADGEPQVLATLLPPLTLDNFEGLAVREQYGQTYLYLVSDNNFSDNQRNLLMKFEIRNTDPPVAATPEPEVNYETVDVVLETALGNITIRLETERAPITAANFLRYVDEDRFDGTVFYRAMKLEREPRPNGLIQGGARFDPARILPGIAHEPTTQTGLSHTNGALSMAMGDPGTANGDFSIMLADQIGLDARPDADEPVWQNGYAVFGYVIDGMDVVSAIHASPTDPNLGEGMMVGQMIAEPVEIIDARRLEVAE
- the creD gene encoding cell envelope integrity protein CreD translates to MSEKDRSPGIKLLLAGLVGFALIVPLAMVYFLVDDRQHQARIAQSSIESGWAGSQVLAGPVLVVPYVQNSQTTEVVDGRSVTRSSEVRKRLYISPDSQSIATNVDPEKRTRGVIYQTVVYNAQVSGEAQFTMPDDLVGLGVSPDQLRLDEAFIQLPISDTKGLQTDAALRASGEALSLQPGLGPNSAGSGVHAFLDWSDSETVSLEFSYSLRGSTALSFVPRGKDTEWSVTSSWPHPSFTGGFLPGDEDREVSADGFRAKWSISNLALGESLVSTSPPAFPTYMEPVDVEYGRITTEAETGSSLASIGFVEPVDLYKQVERSLKYGFLFIGFTFLAFLMFDIVAGARVASAEYLLTGAGLILFFVMLLAFAELLGFALAYALSSVAVIGLLTAYSAAILKTWKRAGVIGGILLGLYAVLYVLLNLEAWSLVIGSVMLFAALAGVMYATRNIDWGGLTSTIINEDKESAAPG
- a CDS encoding C13 family peptidase produces the protein MHIKALLGSALCALLAHPLAAQDDSNRPPEHTEPFPNIGTGQTREEIADSFDLAPQLRRGVPARELLEQRRRLASALDDLAPQRPGIVDAYVVTIALDSDPVFAREAREAGRVLSKRYDGAGRTLSLAGPDGERDDLPRGSIESLLVSLAHIAEVMDPDEDVLVLYTTSHGLKLGLAYHYGDTGYGIFSPARLKDTLEELGIERRILILSACFSGVFVPELASPDTAILTAAASERSSFGCQPENDWTFYGDALINRAMRQPQSLSEAAHEASLTVADWESRQRLLASLPQSAIGANVANWLPQLEARMPSVASASVGRPAVGE